A portion of the Epinephelus moara isolate mb chromosome 4, YSFRI_EMoa_1.0, whole genome shotgun sequence genome contains these proteins:
- the LOC126389109 gene encoding transmembrane emp24 domain-containing protein 9-like, whose protein sequence is MASVKLLTVFFLLNCLSSFVSCLFFHIGDTERKCFIQELPDETPLIGNYWTELYDTQRDEYLPTPQDHRIHVSVKDPDDKVVLSRPFPSEGTFRFTSHTPGEHQICLQPDSSQPAGGLLTVHLDIRVGEGTYSYPELAVKDKQTKLALRVRQLIEQVEYIKRGYSYHRYKEEHFRLTNYNTNMWIFWWPVIRSLYVVLFIIWHTKSW, encoded by the exons ATGGCGTCAGTGAAGTtattgacagttttttttctcctgaacTGTTTATCGAGTTTCGTCTCTTGTCTGTTCTTTCACATCGGAGACACCGAGAGGAAATGTTTCATACAGGAGTTACCGGACGAAACGCCGCTTATAG GTAACTATTGGACTGAGCTGTACGACACACAGAGGGACGAGTACCTGCCGACCCCTCAGGACCACAGGATACATGTTTCGGTCAAAGATCCTGATGACAAG GTGGTTTTGTCTCGTCCTTTCCCCTCAGAGGGAACCTTCAGatttacatcacacacaccagGAGAGCACCAGATCTGCCTGCAGCCAGACTCCTCGCAGCCTGCTGGAGGCCTGTTg ACAGTTCACCTGGACATCAGAGTGGGCGAAGGCACGTACAGCTACCCTGAGTTGGctgttaaagacaaacagacGAAGCTGGCGCTGAGAGTCCGTCAGCTGATAGAGCAGGTCGAATACATCAAGAGAGGATACAGCTACCACAGG TACAAGGAGGAACATTTCCGTCTGACCAACTACAACACCAACATGTGGATCTTCTGGTGGCCCGTTATCCGCTCTCTGTACGTGGTCCTCTTCATCATCTGGCACACCAAGTCCTG gtga
- the tmem216 gene encoding transmembrane protein 216 isoform X1, protein MAPGSQPILSSTPLQVLFYLNSWYFAAFYLAEILMFIYKGILLPYPSDNLVLDVVLLALFLALETLRIFYGWKGNLCERSLASCASLVILFPCAALAVYYLLLQTFVLRLEFILSAVLLCFYGLEFLLGLLSVSAFSRSNGY, encoded by the exons CTGTCGTCCACTCCCCTGCAGGTCCTCTTCTACCTGAACAGCTGGTACTTTGCTGCTTTCTACCTGGCAGAGATCCTGATGTTCATCTACAAAG GGATTTTACTGCCGTACCCGTCAGATAACCTGGTCCTGGACGTGGTGCTGCTGGCGCTCTTCCTCGCTCTGGAGACGCTCAGGATCTTTTACG GTTGGAAGGGGAACCTGTGTGAGCGCTCTCTGGCCTCGTGCGCGTCGCTCGTCATCCTGTTCCCCTGCGCGGCGCTGGCTGTTTACTACCTGCTGCTGCAGACCTTCGTCCTGCGGCTGGAGTTCATCCTTAGCGCCGTCCTGCTCTGCTTCTACGGCCTCGAGTTCCTGCTGGGACTCCTCTCCGTGTCTGCCTTCTCCAG ATCCAACGGTTACTGA
- the tmem216 gene encoding transmembrane protein 216 isoform X2, with product MDKSPESQVLFYLNSWYFAAFYLAEILMFIYKGILLPYPSDNLVLDVVLLALFLALETLRIFYGWKGNLCERSLASCASLVILFPCAALAVYYLLLQTFVLRLEFILSAVLLCFYGLEFLLGLLSVSAFSRSNGY from the exons GTCCTCTTCTACCTGAACAGCTGGTACTTTGCTGCTTTCTACCTGGCAGAGATCCTGATGTTCATCTACAAAG GGATTTTACTGCCGTACCCGTCAGATAACCTGGTCCTGGACGTGGTGCTGCTGGCGCTCTTCCTCGCTCTGGAGACGCTCAGGATCTTTTACG GTTGGAAGGGGAACCTGTGTGAGCGCTCTCTGGCCTCGTGCGCGTCGCTCGTCATCCTGTTCCCCTGCGCGGCGCTGGCTGTTTACTACCTGCTGCTGCAGACCTTCGTCCTGCGGCTGGAGTTCATCCTTAGCGCCGTCCTGCTCTGCTTCTACGGCCTCGAGTTCCTGCTGGGACTCCTCTCCGTGTCTGCCTTCTCCAG ATCCAACGGTTACTGA